The following DNA comes from Candidatus Methylomirabilota bacterium.
GCGGCTTTTTGTGAACCCGATTCCGCCTGAGGAGGCGGCCGCCCTGATGGGGCAAAATATATAAGGTGACCCGATGTGCCCGGTGGAAACTCAGAAGGTCACCCTGAGCGTAGGTGACGCCCTGATCGTTGTGGATGTCCAGAACGATTTCCTGCCTGGAGGCGGCCTGGCGGTGGTGCGGGGCGATGAAGTGATCCCGGTGCTCAATCGCTACCTGGCAGCTTTTGTAAGCCGCGGGTTGCCGATCTTTGCCACCCGAGACTGGCACCCCCCTAATCATTGTTCCTTTCAGCCTTATGGCGGACCTTGGCCTCCCCATTGTGTAGCGGGGTCAGAAGGCGCCGCGTTTGCCACCGCCCTCGAACTCCCCGCTTCGAGCACGCTCATCACCCTCAAGGGTACGCAGGCCGAGAAGGATGCCTATTCCGCATTCGACGGAACGGATCTTGACGCACGTCTGCGCGCCCAGGGTATAGGACGCGTCTTTGTCGGTGGCCTGGCTACAGACTATTGCATCCTGTGCACTGTGGAGGATGGTCTGAAAGCCGGGTATGCGGTCGTCCTCTTGCAGGATGCGATCCGAGCCGTCAATGTGCGCCACGGTGACGGGGAGCGGGCGGAGGCGGAGATGATTCGACGGGGGGCCATACCGATCCGATTGGAGATGCTGGCTGCATGAATCCACCATCGAGCCTGCTGTTGACCGATCTCTATCAACTCACCATGTTGCAGGGGTATGTCGAGCATGGGATGGAGGCGCAGGCGACCTTCGAGTTCTTTGTGCGCAAGCTGCCGCCGACGCGCAATTTCCTGCTGGCGGCCGGGCT
Coding sequences within:
- a CDS encoding isochorismatase family protein, whose protein sequence is MCPVETQKVTLSVGDALIVVDVQNDFLPGGGLAVVRGDEVIPVLNRYLAAFVSRGLPIFATRDWHPPNHCSFQPYGGPWPPHCVAGSEGAAFATALELPASSTLITLKGTQAEKDAYSAFDGTDLDARLRAQGIGRVFVGGLATDYCILCTVEDGLKAGYAVVLLQDAIRAVNVRHGDGERAEAEMIRRGAIPIRLEMLAA